Proteins from a single region of Nakamurella deserti:
- a CDS encoding lipoyl domain-containing protein, whose translation MARVEVLLPQWGMGMSEGVITAWLRGVGDEVTEDEALAEVEAEKVEETLESPAAGTIVEILVPEGETVEVRTPVAVIETAD comes from the coding sequence ATGGCACGCGTTGAGGTGCTGCTCCCGCAGTGGGGCATGGGCATGAGCGAAGGCGTCATCACCGCGTGGCTGCGCGGCGTCGGCGACGAGGTCACCGAGGACGAGGCGCTGGCCGAGGTCGAGGCCGAGAAGGTCGAGGAGACCCTGGAGTCCCCCGCCGCCGGCACCATCGTCGAGATCCTCGTCCCCGAAGGCGAGACCGTGGAGGTCCGCACCCCGGTCGCGGTCATCGAGACCGCCGACTGA